In Elusimicrobiota bacterium, the genomic window CTGGGCGATCCTGAACGCGGGGGTGTCGAGGTCGTCGGACGCCAAGGAGCGCTTCAGCGCGGACGATTTCCGGCTGGTCTACGGGGTGAACGTCTTCGGGATGGCGAACTGGATCGAGGCGGTCCTGCCGGGCATGCTCAAGGAGAAGGCGGGGACGATCGTGGGCGTGGCCAGCGTGGCGGGGTATCGGGGCATCCCGCGCTCCGCGCCGTACAGCTCGAGCAAGGCGGCGGTGATCTCGCTGCTGGAGTCCCTGCGCGTGGACCTGCGGGGCACGGGGGTGAGGGTGGTGACGGTCTGTCCGGGCTTCGTGCGCACGGAGATGACGGCGAAGTGGCGCGACGAGGACATGCCGTTCTTGATGGAGCCGAAGGACGCGGCGCGGGAGATGATCGCGGGGATCAAGGCGGGCCGCCGGGTGGTGGATTTCCCGTTCCCTTTCTCGACGGCGGTCAAGTACGTGGTCAGGAACATGCCGGGCTGGCTCTACGACCGGGTGGCCAGCCCGGGCACGAAGCGCCGGGCGAAGTGAATCGCTTTACTCTATGAACCGCCACTCTCATATTCGAGGTTTGCTGTTGGCATTCTGTGCTGCGACCATATTTCCCCTCGTGGCAAACGGCTGGGAGGTGAAGGTCCAGGATGTGGACCGACGGATGAAGGAGGCCAAGCGCCGCTGGTCAGAGGCAAATGGCAACCGGGCCGTTCAAGCCATCCTGCGTGATGCCAAGCAGGTCAAGAAGCCGGGCTGGGTCCAAAGGATTCCTGCCGGCTCGGCCAGCATCTATTGGTCGGAAACCTATGGCGGCAAGACCTACCATTTTAGTGCCAGTTACGCTAAGAGTGTGAAGAATCTGAACAATCCAGGCCTGTTCTTTGCGGCCGCTCAAAATGCGGCGCTCTCAGAATTAGCAAAGGTTCTTGGCACGTCGAATACAAGCACGGAAGACATGGCTCCGTTCCCCTCCTCACGAATTCAAGATGTTGTCTGGGGCACGGTCGCCATCGATTGGTATGCGTCCAAAGACGGCACACTGTATGCCCTGCTGGTGGCTCCGCGCTGACCCGCCGGCAAGGGGCCAGTGGTAGCTCGCAAATACGCCCACCAGCCTTTTGTCATGGAGTGGCGGAAGTCCGGCACCGCAAGGTGGTGACGGTCTGCCCGGGCTTCGTGCGCACCGAGATGACGGCGAAGTGGCGCGACGAGGACATGCCGTTCCTGATGGAGCCGAAGGACGCGGCGCGGGAGATGATCGCGGGGATCAAGGCGGGCCGCCGGGTGGTGGATTTCCCGTTCCCGTTCTCCACGACCGTGAAGTACGTGGTGAGGAACCTGCCGGGCTGGCTCTACGACCGGGTGGCCAGCCAGGGCACGCGCAGGCGCGCCAAGTAGGGCCCGCCGGGCCCGCTAAGTG contains:
- a CDS encoding SDR family NAD(P)-dependent oxidoreductase, with product MSHRVLITGATSGLGKELAMQLAQEGFLLALTGRREDRLNELAAAVKDAGAGGALALAGDVTDVAAVQRHHALIMERFGGLDWAILNAGVSRSSDAKERFSADDFRLVYGVNVFGMANWIEAVLPGMLKEKAGTIVGVASVAGYRGIPRSAPYSSSKAAVISLLESLRVDLRGTGVRVVTVCPGFVRTEMTAKWRDEDMPFLMEPKDAAREMIAGIKAGRRVVDFPFPFSTAVKYVVRNMPGWLYDRVASPGTKRRAK